A single Nerophis ophidion isolate RoL-2023_Sa linkage group LG26, RoL_Noph_v1.0, whole genome shotgun sequence DNA region contains:
- the haus8 gene encoding HAUS augmin-like complex subunit 8 yields the protein MASRRRTQMLSAQENPLADAKSSKSGNDASKASKNETEKKSGAKSTVVQSRYMQAADRSSLSKSSSLNNDSVSILQRPSSPRPGGVKLKVGTPPRCSMGPPAFGKSKMSRQSQPSLLEKTVLQSTFSDGHFGRPEFDISVIGGKTVIKSAEQAESLHEDEKQLIEMQAFFLSYLSGKMAANTKKLEAEAEARLLQKMEEEEVLHTELIEKKRKYLLMEKERKATELLNMQVPALNRVAEIAKPFTKSYNSFASAVDTTLHELPVKNFHIDGDGKAFLGKAVACLKESEELLREWTEEDYRDNSAAVECLHSMKSSSKEMSQHLSGAFSELQELSSLICRHTVQVQQAAEEEQLGAARSLELFCPKPL from the exons ATGGCGTCCAGAAGGAGAACACAAATGCTGAGCGCTCAAGAAAATCCCCTTGCAGATGCGAAAAG CTCCAAGAGTGGGAACGACGCAAGTAAAGCCAGCAAGAATGAAACTGAGAAAAAATCCGGTGCGAAAT CAACTGTTGTTCAGTCTCGGTATATGCAGGCTGCTGACAGGTCATCACTTTCAAAG AGTAGCTCACTGAACAATGATTCTGTGAGTATTCTACAGAGACCCTCCTCTCCTAGACCCGGCGGGGTCAAACTCAAAGTGGGCACCCCGCCTCGATGCTCCATGGGCCCCCCAGCTTTTGGAAAGT CTAAGATGTCACGTCAAAGTCAGCCTTCACTGCTTGAAAAGACAGTCCTGCAATCCACGTTTTCCGACGGACACTTTGGTCGGCCTGAGTTTGATATTTCAGTCATTGGAG GTAAAACGGTAATAAAAAGTGCAGAACAAGCTGAGTCGCTTCATGAAGATGAGAAGCAACTAATTGAGATGCAAGCATTTTTCCTTTCTTACCTCTCTGGGAAG ATGGCGGCTAATACAAAAAAGCTTGAGGCTGAAGCTGAAGCGAGGTTACTGCAGAAGATGGAGGAAGAAGAGGTGCTACATACTGAGTTGATTGAGAAGAAGCGCAAGTACCTCCTCATGGAGAAGGAACGAAAGGCGACCGAGCTTCTGAATATGCAG GTCCCTGCACTGAATCGTGTGGCTGAAATTGCCAAACCATTTACAAAATCTTACAATTCTTTCGCCTCTGCGGTCGACACAACTCTTCACGAGCTACCTGTCAAGAACTTCCACATTGACGGGGACGGGAAAGCGTTTCTTG GTAAAGCTGTAGCCTGTTTGAAGGAGAGCGAGGAGCTTCTGAGGGAGTGGACAGAGGAAGATTACAGAGACAACAGTGCAGCTGTTGAGTGCCTTCATTCCATGAAAAGTTCCTCAAAAGAAATGAGTCAACATTTATCCGG GGCATTTTCAGAGCTGCAGGAGCTGTCATCACTGATATGCCGGCACACAGTCCAAGTCCAGCAAGCGGCAGAGGAGGAGCAACTTGGTGCTGCAAGATCTCTGGAGCTCTTCTGTCCCAAACCATTATGA